From a single Miscanthus floridulus cultivar M001 chromosome 8, ASM1932011v1, whole genome shotgun sequence genomic region:
- the LOC136475604 gene encoding uncharacterized protein isoform X3 gives MNIAGLPSDILVEVTANIATRSSTPLNDIVNLRRSCKLFRDATAAREVGRCMAVQREWRLHWWDKTRFLSVLGRCAVSGNPEASYILGLELFCNRRRKASGLRHLRRAMEHGHAAAAYMIGMITLHQSRSPGGTEQALERLDRLSASASVGTWTRRRVASVRREALSVMRRLTMRRWRMAEPPTPCSNPWCGKAETGSVEAWDDGDDGERRFCSRTCWWKHEYCKFIQKI, from the exons ATGAACATCGCTGGGCTCCCTTCTGACATCCTTGTGGAGGTGACGGCTAACATCGCGACAAGGTCTTCGACTCCCCTCAACGACATCGTCAACCTCAGGCGATC GTGTAAGCTGTTCCGCGATGCGACGGCGGCGAGGGAGGTCGGGCGGTGCATGGCCGTTCAGAGAGAGTGGAGGCTGCACTGGTGGGATAAGACGAGGTTCCTGTCCGTGCTTGGGCGGTGCGCGGTGAGCGGCAACCCCGAGGCATCCTACATCCTTGGATTG GAGCTGTTCTGCAACCGGAGGAGAAAAGCCAGCGGGCTCCGGCACCTCCGACGTGCCATGGAGCATGGCCACGCTGCTGCGGCCTACATGATCGGGATGATCACGTTGCACCAGTCGCGCTCGCCGGGCGGCACCGAGCAGGCGCTGGAACGCCTGGACCGGTTGTCTGCGTCTGCGTCCGTCGGCACCTGGACAAGGCGCAGGGTCGCCTCCGTTCGCAGGGAGGCCTTGTCGGTCATGCGAAGGCTGACGATGCGTCGGTGGAGGATGGCCGAGCCTCCGACGCCCTGCTCGAATCCGTGGTGCGGCAAGGCAGAGACGGGGTCGGTGGAGGCCtgggacgacggcgacgacggggAGAGGAGGTTTTGCAGCCGGACGTGTTGGTGGAAACACGAGTATTGTAAGTTCATCCAGAAGATTTGA
- the LOC136468497 gene encoding uncharacterized protein, whose translation MKEDFGLGEVDARACIDGGRRRRCGLGRGNRRRDYLRHSGDVHQGPFLLLLSLGHMGRGLLFLTTAFSGPMALIAALLAGRARRRLSTTSVASARAETVVVVARRALTATTAAAAMVLPATVGAAAATGALLLATALATRLPVLLAEQESPHAVRDLLRLAAFLEHAQPPDDVLDRRVVQIEKHLEGDGGLRQAIGNHLQKFLYHFGVGDVVAEDAQVHGERRDPDPELGDGLAILEDERAELAAELLRASVARAAVTDPEHFDDVPRLLHGPLATERPPHLGGDRAQEARHCLAVLMVLIFIRVFVDADVDGVPDAEGLEIHLHHQRPFRVVRSREHRPRDVGGRALDDALHDP comes from the coding sequence ATGAAGGAGGACTTTGGGCTCGGCGAGGTGGACGCGCGCGCGTGCATcgacggcgggcggcggcggcggtgtggatTGGGGAGAGGAAACAGGCGACGCGATTACCTCCGTCACAGCGGCGATGTACATCAAGGCccgttcctcctcctcctcagcctGGGCCACATGGGCCGCGGCCTTCTTTTTCTTACCACGGCATTCTCGGGCCCAATGGCCCTTATTGCCGCACTTCTTGCAGGCCGTGCCAGGCGGCGGCTTTCCACCACCAGCGTTGCCAGCGCCCGCGCCGAGACCGTCGTGGTCGTCGCGCGTCGCGCCTTGACCGCCACGACCGCGGCCGCGGCCATGGTTCTTCCCGCGACCGTTGGAGCCGCCGCTGCCACCGGAGCTCTCCTGCTCGCGACGGCTCTTGCGACGCGCCTCCCAGTCCTCCTCGCAGAGCAGGAGTCGCCCCATGCCGTCCGTGATCTCCTTCGGCTTGCCGCGTTCCTCGAACACGCGCAGCCGCCCGATGACGTCCTCGATCGACGTGTTGTTCAGATCGAGAAACATCTCGAGGGAGACGGCGGCTTGAGACAGGCGATCGGGAACCACCTGCAGAAGTTTCTTTACCACTTCGGCGTCGGTGATGTTGTCGCCGAGGATGCGCAGGTTCACGGCGAGCGACGTGATCCGGATCCCGAACTCGGAGACGGACTCGCCATCCTTGAAGACGAGCGCGCCGAACTCGCGGCGGAGCTGCTGCGCGCTAGCGTCGCGCGCGCGGCTGTCACCGATCCGGAGCACTTTGACGACGTCCCACGCCTCCTTCACGGTCCGCTTGCGACCGAGCGTCCCCCACATCTCGGAGGGGACCGAGCGCAGGAGGCCCGCCATTGCCTGGCGGTCCTGATGGTGCTCATCTTCATCAGGGTCTTCGTCGATGCCGATGTCGACGGCGTCCCAGACGCGGAGGGTCTGGAAATTCACCTCCATCACCAGCGCCCATTCCGGGTAGTTCGTTCGCGTGAGCATCGGCCACGCGACGTTGGCGGAAGAGCGCTCGACGACGCGCTCCACGATCCGTGA
- the LOC136475603 gene encoding LOW QUALITY PROTEIN: pentatricopeptide repeat-containing protein At2g17140-like (The sequence of the model RefSeq protein was modified relative to this genomic sequence to represent the inferred CDS: deleted 1 base in 1 codon), producing the protein MSSSPSAANLLALLRRNAASPAIALRLFLHLSSAACPPPPRSTSFLARLVAAHPAADALLPRLHRHILSFPDPSPHLLALLSCSDVLPLRLAIPAFRSLRALASAPPPPTPVYNRLILAALRESRLDLVEALYKDLLLAGAQPDVFTRNLLLQALCDAGRMELAQRVFDAMPARNEFSFGILARGYCRAGGSIDALKVLDGMPSMNLVVCNTVVAGFCKEGLVEEAERLVERMRVQGLAPNVVTFNARISALCKAGRVLDAYRIFKDMQEDWQHGLPRPDQVTFDVMLSGFCDAGFVDEAQVLVDIMRCGGFLRRVESYNRWLSGLVRNGRVGEAQELLREMAHEGIQPNSYTYNIIVSGLCKEGKAFDARRVENFIRSGVMSPDVVTYTSLLHAYCSKGNIAAANRILDEMAQKGCAPNSFTYNVLLQSLWRAGRTTEVERLLERMSEKGYSLDTAGCNIIIDGLCRNSKLDVAMGIVDGMWEEGSTALGRLGNSFLSVVSDSSISQRCLPDRITYSILISALCKEGRFDEAKKKLLEMIAKDISPDSVIYDTFIHGYCKHGRTSLAIKVLRDMEKKGCNPNTRTYNLLIRGFEEKHKSDEIMKLMSEMKEKGISPNVMTYNSLIKSFCERGMVNKAMPLLDEMLENELVPNITSFDLLIKAFCKITDFPSAQMVFYAALRTCGQKEVLYCLMCTELSTYGKWIEAKNVLEMALEMRVSIQSFPYKQIISGLCEVGEVDHAHSLLKLLIAKRHLFDPAAFMPVIDALGDRGKKQDVDMLSAKMMEMADRNDGLGTDSGRITPGSCKHEHERNGESDWRTLLHRDDSAHTIMKITKRVRTGWGQRGNVYEHKQQRGDDFYVLENTG; encoded by the exons ATGTCCTCCTCCCCCTCCGCCGCCAACCTGCTCGCGCTCCTCCGCCGCAACGCCGCCTCCCCGGCAATCGCGCTCCGACTCTTCCTCCACCTCTCCTCCGCGGCCTGCCCTCCCCCGCCGCGCTCCACGTCGTTCCTCGCCCGCCTCGTCGCCGCGCACCCCGCCGCCGACGCGCTCCTCCCGCGCCTCCACCGCCACATCCTCTCCTTCCCTGACCCCTCCCCCCACCTCCTCGCGCTCCTCTCCTGCTCCGACGTCCTCCCGCTGCGCCTCGCCATCCCCGCCTTCCGCTCCCTCCGCGCGCTCgcgtccgcgccgccgccgcccaccccCGTCTACAACCGCCTCATTCTCGCCGCGCTCCGCGAGTCCCGCCTCGACCTTGTCGAGGCGCTCTACAAGGACCTGCTCCTCGCCGGCGCCCAGCCGGACGTCTTCACTCGCAACCTCCTGCTCCAGGCGCTCTGTGACGCTGGCCGCATGGAGCTTGCCCAGAGGGTGTTCGACGCAATGCCCGCCAGGAATGAGTTCAGTTTTGGGATCCTGGCGCGAGGGTACTGCCGTGCGGGGGGGAGCATTGATGCTCTTAAGGTACTTGACGGAATGCCGAGCATGAACCTCGTGGTTTGCAACACGGTGGTCGCAGGGTTCTGCAAGGAGGGCCTGGTGGAGGAGGCTGAGAGGCTGGTGGAAAGGATGCGTGTGCAGGGGCTGGCACCAAACGTTGTCACGTTCAATGCGAGGATCTCTGCACTCTGCAAGGCTGGGCGGGTGCTGGACGCTTACAGGATATTCAAGGACATGCAGGAGGATTGGCAGCATGGGCTGCCAAGGCCTGATCAGGTGACTTTTGACGTAATGTTGAGTGGGTTCTGTGATGCTGGGTTTGTTGATGAGGCACAGGTTCTGGTGGATATTATGAGGTGTGGTGGTTTCCTGAGGAGGGTTGAAAGTTACAACCGCTGGTTGTCAGGGTTGGTGAGGAATGGGAGGGTCGGCGAAGCGCAGGAGCTTCTGAGAGAGATGGCGCATGAAGGAATCCAGCCTAACAGCTACACATACAATATTATCGTCTCTGGGTTGTGCAAGGAGGGCAAGGCTTTTGATGCGAGGAGAGTAGAGAATTTCATTAGGAGTGGTGTGATGTCCCCAGATGTTGTGACTTACACTAGTTTGCTTCATGCCTATTGCTCAAAGGGCAACATTGCTGCCGCCAACAGGATTCTTGATGAGATGGCACAGAAAGGGTGTGCACCAAATTCATTTACTTATAATGTTCTGCTGCAGAGTCTTTGGAGAGCTGGTAGGACCACGGAGGTAGAA AGGTTGTTAGAGAGGATGAGTGAGAAAGGATACAGTTTGGATACAGCAGGCTGCAATATCATTATTGATGGATTATGCAGGAATAGTAAATTAGATGTGGCTATGGGCATTGTTGATGGGATGTGGGAAGAAGGAAGCACAGCTCTTGGCCGACTGGGGAATTCATTCCTTAGTGTAGTTAGTGATTCTTCCATCAGCCAAAGATGTCTTCCTGATCGTATCACATATTCTATTTTGATAAGTGCATTGTGCAAAGAAGGCAGGTTTGATGAAGCCAAGAAGAAATTACTTGAGATGATAGCGAAAGATATTTCCCCTGATTCAGTTATATATGACACCTTTATTCACGGGTATTGTAAGCATGGAAGAACCTCTCTGGCTATTAAGGTTCTGAGGGACATGGAAAAGAAAGGTTGCAACCCAAACACAAGGACATACAACTTGTTGATTCGGGGATTTGAAGAAAAACATAAATCAGATGAAATCATGAAACTGATGAGTGAAATGAAGGAGAAAGGAATTTCTCCTAATGTGATGACCTACAATAGCTTGATAAAGTCCTTTTGTGAACGAGGAATGGTTAACAAGGCCATGCCTCTTTTGGATGAAATGCTAGAAAATGAATTAGTTCCTAATATAACTTCTTTTGACTTGTTGATCAAGGCTTTTTGCAAGATCACAGATTTCCCTTCAGCGCAGATGGTTTTTTATGCTGCTTTGAGAACATGTGGGCAGAAGGAAGTGCTCTATTGCTTAATGTGCACTGAACTCTCGACTTATGGTAAATGGATTGAAGCCAAGAACGTTCTAGAAATGGCACTTGAAATGAGGGTCTCTATCCAGAGTTTCCCGTATAAGCAGATAATTTCTGGGCTCTGTGAAGTTGGGGAGGTGGATCATGCACATAGCCTTCTCAAGTTGTTAATAGCTAAACGACATTTGTTTGATCCAGCAGCATTCATGCCAGTGATAGATGCATTAGGTGATAGGGGAAAGAAACAGGATGTTGATATGCTGTCAGCAAAAATGATGGAAATGGCTGACCGTAATGATGGTCTTGGAACTGATTCTGGTAGGATTACCCCTGGAAGCTGTAAGCATGAGCATGAAAGGAATGGTGAAAGTGATTGGCGTACTCTTTTGCACAG AGATGACAGTGCCCACACGATTATGAAAATTACAAAGAGAGTGAGGACAGGATGGGGTCAAAGAGGCAATGTATATGAGCATAAACAGCAACGGGGTGATGACTTTTATGTACTTGAGAACACTGGCTAA
- the LOC136471025 gene encoding uncharacterized protein, with protein MGKLESLVLEGLKIQIITEPTAEPTAEPTAAVGRRRERDDEAVGKGCCRVHAVLMQARDPTERYAAVGDPMIGLIEASLNRKDATARLLVQGLHVAGIKFMDRNNPSDPSAGHI; from the coding sequence ATGGGCAAGCTGGAGTCTCTGGTCCTGGAAGGCCTCAAGATCCAGATTATTACTGAACCCACCGCTGAACCCACCGCCGAAcccaccgccgccgtcggcaGGAGGCGGGAGCGGGACGACGAGGCCGTCGGCAAGGGCTGCTGCAGGGTCCATGCGGTTCTGATGCAGGCGAGGGATCCAACGGAAAGGTATGCCGCCGTCGGCGACCCCATGATCGGGCTCATCGAGGCGTCTCTGAACAGGAAGGATGCCACGGCGAGGCTGCTGGTGCAGGGGCTGCATGTCGCCGGGATCAAATTCATGGACAGGAATAATCCCAGTGATCCCAGTGCAGGGCATATCTGA
- the LOC136475604 gene encoding uncharacterized protein isoform X1 encodes MAANASAAYCWAQIPGPSKDHKPTSFPPPTTFLQLAMLTRACLAVGEASRRQRTTANASLADLGMNIAGLPSDILVEVTANIATRSSTPLNDIVNLRRSCKLFRDATAAREVGRCMAVQREWRLHWWDKTRFLSVLGRCAVSGNPEASYILGLELFCNRRRKASGLRHLRRAMEHGHAAAAYMIGMITLHQSRSPGGTEQALERLDRLSASASVGTWTRRRVASVRREALSVMRRLTMRRWRMAEPPTPCSNPWCGKAETGSVEAWDDGDDGERRFCSRTCWWKHEYCKFIQKI; translated from the exons ATGGCTGCTAATGCCTCTGCCGCTTATTGCTGGGCTCAGATTCCAGGACCATCTAAAGACCACAAACCAACTTCTTTTCCACCTCCTACGACTTTTCTACAATTAGCTATGCTTACACGTGCTTGTTTGGCCGTAGGAGAAGCCTCAAGAAGGCAAAGGACGACGGCGAACGCGAGCTTGGCAGATTTGGGCATGAACATCGCTGGGCTCCCTTCTGACATCCTTGTGGAGGTGACGGCTAACATCGCGACAAGGTCTTCGACTCCCCTCAACGACATCGTCAACCTCAGGCGATC GTGTAAGCTGTTCCGCGATGCGACGGCGGCGAGGGAGGTCGGGCGGTGCATGGCCGTTCAGAGAGAGTGGAGGCTGCACTGGTGGGATAAGACGAGGTTCCTGTCCGTGCTTGGGCGGTGCGCGGTGAGCGGCAACCCCGAGGCATCCTACATCCTTGGATTG GAGCTGTTCTGCAACCGGAGGAGAAAAGCCAGCGGGCTCCGGCACCTCCGACGTGCCATGGAGCATGGCCACGCTGCTGCGGCCTACATGATCGGGATGATCACGTTGCACCAGTCGCGCTCGCCGGGCGGCACCGAGCAGGCGCTGGAACGCCTGGACCGGTTGTCTGCGTCTGCGTCCGTCGGCACCTGGACAAGGCGCAGGGTCGCCTCCGTTCGCAGGGAGGCCTTGTCGGTCATGCGAAGGCTGACGATGCGTCGGTGGAGGATGGCCGAGCCTCCGACGCCCTGCTCGAATCCGTGGTGCGGCAAGGCAGAGACGGGGTCGGTGGAGGCCtgggacgacggcgacgacggggAGAGGAGGTTTTGCAGCCGGACGTGTTGGTGGAAACACGAGTATTGTAAGTTCATCCAGAAGATTTGA
- the LOC136471027 gene encoding uncharacterized protein: MGADRGEGEGGVGLLQVEKRKEGATSAPLEKKMEAGRGLRADVGEEEGGRDLCCPPLELGVNLGGGYPWISAGAVGGARSALICPDAGPLHLDTGGLHLGAAHRRNEQH; this comes from the exons ATGGGGGCCGACAGAGGAGAAGGTGAAGGTGGGGTCGGCCTCCTCCAAGTGGAGAAGAGGAAGGAGGGTGCGACCTCCGCGCCGTTGGAGAAGAAGATGGAGGCGGGTCGCGGCCTCCGGGCCGATGTaggggaggaggagggagggcgCGACCTCTGCTGTCCGCCTCTCGAGCTGGGCGTCAATCTCGGCGGTGGCTACCCGTGGATCTCGGCGGGGGCGGTGGGCGGAGCCCGCTCTGCTCTGATCTGCCCCGACGCTGGCCCGCTCCACCTCGACACCGGCGGCCTTCACCTCGGCGCCGCACACAGAAGA AATGAGCAGCACTGA
- the LOC136471026 gene encoding uncharacterized protein, whose amino-acid sequence MDPAGPRVATDPAGSGAAPPREELDGRGGGGGACSGAAAAEGSASRLAGAGLGDPRAGILESLGQAEAYLHTYTMDVPQLTAEGATQCGDRVSLLPQTGALQSETPCLTLGRDSNAASMEKLHGNESLPCGKEYIGTDLQPKPDPEHVDNRMGVARLGLDLNTLDSSDAAELNPFFPYKKLGQSKVSDPSECGSTTDATEESESHRKWREMKQNGFLSSSHGNAVVPRPRGRPPKRKRDDEFKKSTSRQHGQANKSVKVAAPSGLLSGLNPGIINHVRNSKQVYSIIKAMVHSERLENENQPGFTSQTGETGREVSERIQDQKYGGGFMKCHSLMKDNNAVFHQTLPTTLHFLPQDGDSLKLQLSSAVPMSSDRTCSTSADDPASNHDYMTVLSVKAASVASQWLELLHQDIRGRLAALKRSRKRVRNALHTELPYLISTEFPSNQENESSIANISEAGCTDKAVSEEHVARWRSLFVQMDRALQEEGKQLEKRLKQVQEMQLNCDKGLKHMTCEAPLLGPMAELWKLKNPDITESEWAVQAAAASIYSTCNMVMRAENNVPCF is encoded by the exons ATGGACCCCGCGGGGCCGCGCGTGGCCACGGATCCCGCCGGATCGGGGGCTGCGCCGCCGCGCGAG GAATTGGacgggagaggaggaggaggaggagcgtgcAGTGGCGCCGCAGCGGCGGAGGGGAGCGCGTCGCGGCTGGCGGGCGCTGGACTGGGAG ATCCGAGGGCTGGAATTCTGGAATCTTTGGGTCAAGCTGAAGCATATTTGCACACATATACCATGGATGTTCCTCAGTTGACTGCTGAAGGTGCCACACAATGTGGAGATAGAGTGTCTTTATTGCCCCAGACTGGGGCACTTCAGTCAGAAACTCCTTGTCTGACCTTGGGCCGTGATTCCAATGCAGCATCAATGGAGAAGCTGCATGGTAATGAGTCCTTGCCATGTGGTAAGGAGTACATCGGAACAGATCTCCAACCTAAACCTGATCCAGAACATGTTGATAATAGGATGGGCGTTGCACGTCTTGGGTTGGACCTTAACACATTAGATAGTTCTGATGCAGCAGAGCTTAACCCTTTCTTCCCTTACAAGAAGCTGGGGCAGTCAAAAGTCAGCGATCCATCGGAATGTGGCAGCACTACTGATGCTACAGAAGAAAGCGAGTCGCACAGAAAGTGGAGAGAAATGAAGCAGAATGGCTTTCTTTCTTCGTCTCATGGAAATGCAGTGGTACCTAGGCCACGTGGTCGACCCCCGAAAAGGAAAAGGGATGACGAATTCAAAAAGAGCACTTCCAGACAGCATGGCCAGGCTAACAAGTCTGTGAAGGTTGCTGCTCCTAGTGGCCTATTATCTGGGCTAAACCCTGGAATCATTAACCATGTGAGAAATAGCAAGCAAGTTTACTCCATAATAAAGGCTATGGTACACTCTGAGAGGCTTGAGAATGAGAACCAGCCTGGCTTTACTAGTCAAACAGGTGAAACAGGGAGAGAAGTTAGTGAGAGAATTCAGGATCAGAAATATGGTGGTGGTTTCATGAAGTGCCATTCGTTGATGAAAGATAATAATGCGGTGTTTCACCAAACACTGCCTACCACATTGCATTTCCTTCCACAGGATGGCGATAGTCTCAAACTGCAACTCTCATCAGCAGTCCCTATGTCTTCAGATAGGACCTGCAGTACATCAGCTGATGATCCAGCATCTAATCATGATTACATGACTGTACTGTCAGTAAAAG CGGCCAGTGTTGCTTCTCAGTGGTTGGAATTACTGCATCAGGACATCAGGGGGCGCCTTGCTG CTTTAAAGCGCAGCAGGAAGAGAGTCAGAAATGCTCTTCACACGGAACTGCCATACCTAATCTCGACAGAATTTCCATCTAATCAAGAGAATGAATCATCCATTGCAAATATTTCTGAGGCTGGATGTACTGACAAAGCAGTTTCAGAAGAGCATGTGGCACGATGGAGGTCTCTGTTTGTCCAGATGGACAGAGCACTTCAGGAGGAAGGGAAACAACTG GAGAAGCGGTTGAAGCAAGTGCAAGAAATGCAATTGAATTGTGATAAAGGCCTCAAACACATGACCTGTGAAGCTCCTCTGCTAGGACCTATGGCTGAACTATG GAAGCTGAAGAACCCAGATATTACCGAGAGCGAGTGGGCGGTGCAAGCCGCTGCCGCATCAATCTACTCTACCTGCAACATGGTCATGAGGGCGGAGAACAACGTGCCTTGCTTCTGA
- the LOC136475604 gene encoding uncharacterized protein isoform X2, translating to MQINGLTVMKSTTHDIYTRKQQGEASRRQRTTANASLADLGMNIAGLPSDILVEVTANIATRSSTPLNDIVNLRRSCKLFRDATAAREVGRCMAVQREWRLHWWDKTRFLSVLGRCAVSGNPEASYILGLELFCNRRRKASGLRHLRRAMEHGHAAAAYMIGMITLHQSRSPGGTEQALERLDRLSASASVGTWTRRRVASVRREALSVMRRLTMRRWRMAEPPTPCSNPWCGKAETGSVEAWDDGDDGERRFCSRTCWWKHEYCKFIQKI from the exons ATGCAGATAAATGGACTTACTGTGATGAAAAGTACAACTCACGATATTTACACCAGAAAGCAGCAGG GAGAAGCCTCAAGAAGGCAAAGGACGACGGCGAACGCGAGCTTGGCAGATTTGGGCATGAACATCGCTGGGCTCCCTTCTGACATCCTTGTGGAGGTGACGGCTAACATCGCGACAAGGTCTTCGACTCCCCTCAACGACATCGTCAACCTCAGGCGATC GTGTAAGCTGTTCCGCGATGCGACGGCGGCGAGGGAGGTCGGGCGGTGCATGGCCGTTCAGAGAGAGTGGAGGCTGCACTGGTGGGATAAGACGAGGTTCCTGTCCGTGCTTGGGCGGTGCGCGGTGAGCGGCAACCCCGAGGCATCCTACATCCTTGGATTG GAGCTGTTCTGCAACCGGAGGAGAAAAGCCAGCGGGCTCCGGCACCTCCGACGTGCCATGGAGCATGGCCACGCTGCTGCGGCCTACATGATCGGGATGATCACGTTGCACCAGTCGCGCTCGCCGGGCGGCACCGAGCAGGCGCTGGAACGCCTGGACCGGTTGTCTGCGTCTGCGTCCGTCGGCACCTGGACAAGGCGCAGGGTCGCCTCCGTTCGCAGGGAGGCCTTGTCGGTCATGCGAAGGCTGACGATGCGTCGGTGGAGGATGGCCGAGCCTCCGACGCCCTGCTCGAATCCGTGGTGCGGCAAGGCAGAGACGGGGTCGGTGGAGGCCtgggacgacggcgacgacggggAGAGGAGGTTTTGCAGCCGGACGTGTTGGTGGAAACACGAGTATTGTAAGTTCATCCAGAAGATTTGA